GTGGCGCCGGATGAACCAATAAACCCGCTGGCTTGTTTATAACTACATAATCTTGATTTTTAGAAATAATGTTAATTTTGAACATAAATAACTTTTTTATCTCCAAAATTTTTAATTTGAAGATTGTAAAATTGATTTAAATCGCTTCTAAAATCATTATAAAAACTCCACTCATGCCAGTGCCAAATCGATAAATAATCTGCCACGGGGTTAGCTAAATTTTGATAATCTCCTTCTAAAACAATTAATTCGTTTTGTTGATCATTATTAACGTCCTCAACCGCCATTTCTCTAATTGGAGCATCCAAACTTGACGAACCCCAAAACAATTTTATTTTAGCACCGTCCCACTTATAAATAAAGAGGTGACTAGCCCAATCATTGATATTTTCGTCTAACCAAAAAGGTAAATCTGGGCCATATTTCCCAAATTTCCAAAGTGAAACAATTATATCTATTTTTTGATCATTATCTATATCATCTAAAATCACGTTTTCAACTTGCCAATCACTTTCACTCTGCCAAATTATTTTTTCAGCCTGATAAATATACAAAATCCCATCTTTAATTATAACTTTTTCATTCTGACCGTCATTATTTATATCTGCCTCTTGGGATGTTTTAAAAATATTTTCTTGATTTTTAAAAGATAAATTTTGCCGCCAATTTTTTTGATAGTTTTCTCCATCCCAAATAAAGACTGGCTGTGATTGAAAATCTATTTTTAATTTTTTTAAAATACGTTTTTCTTCTTCTGCATCGGCGAATCTCGGTTGAGAAAAATCTTCTATAATGGTGGGATAAAATTCAATACCAACAATATCTTTATCCTCAAAAACAATCTCAGCTATTAAACCCTCTCGAGTTTCCTGCGACCACATTTGGTCAAAGACAAAATTGCCTAAACTATAAAAAATAAAACCATTTTTATATTTTTCAAATGTTTGGATGACGTGCGGGTGGTGACCTAAAACCAAACTCGCGCCAGCGTCAATTGCCGTATGAGCAAATTCTATCTGCCGACTACTGGGTTCGGGAGTATATTCCGTGCCCGAATGCATAGAAACAATCACAACATCTGACTTTTGTTTGGCTTGCTGAACATCAATTTTCATTTTATCAATATCCATAAAAACTGTTCCAGCTCTATCTTGTGTTGCCTGATAATTATCCGGTACCACATCTGTATCATTATAAGCCAAAAAAGCAAATTTTATGCCTTTAATTTCTTTAATCGCTGGTTGACGTGCCTCTAAAATATTGTTGCCAGCACCAATATATGAAATATTAGCATCTTGTAAATATTTAAAAGTGTCTTTAAGTCCGGCTTCGCCAAAATTCGGCGTATGATTGTTGGCCAAAGACAGAATATCGAATCCGGCATATTTTAAACCTTCAACTATTTCCGGATCAGACCTAAAAGACATACTTTCGGTTTGAACAATTTTCCCAGGCGTAATGGCTGTTTCCAAATTACCAAAAGTAATATCAGCGCTTTTAAGTAGTTCCGCCGTTTTTAAAAACGGATATTTATAATTTTGATGTTGACGAATTTTAGTTGCCACGTCTCGCGACAACATAATATCCCCAACGGCCATTAATAAAATCCGTCTTTTTAACTCTTTTATTTCATTTTGATTAATCAAATTTTCTGTTTTTTTAATATTAATTAATGAATCGTTTTTTAAAGCTTGATTTTCTATGTTTTCTTGAGTTGCTGAATAAAAATACTCAACATCTTCAAAAAAATATTGAGTATTTTTAAAATATATCAACGCAAAAATTAAACCAACAATTAAAACCAAAATAGAAAAGATTAACCAATAAATTTTACTCATCTTTTTTTATTCTTGAGGTGCAACAAAAGAAGCTGTCCAATCGGCCATGGCTGGCTCTTCTCCATTTTTTAACATTTCTCGCCACTTCTCATCAGTTAAACGATCGCTTAATGGCCACGGGAATTCATAATGTGTATATACGCCACCCTTGGTAATTCTTAATTCACCATCAATGGGCACAATTGCATAGATTTCTCCAATATAACCTGTGGCCTCTTCCAAAACTGAACCATTTGGGTCAGTCGCTACATCAGCTACCACCGCTGCCGGCTCCTCAGATAATTGACTTTTATTTTCTATACCCATATCTTTAACAGCTTGAATCCAAAAATGTTCTAAGCTTCCACCATAGGCGCGGATTAAATTATAATCTTCATCTGACAAAGCGACTCCATTTAATTCCTTTTCTGAAATTTCTTTAAGTTGCAAAACTAAAATTTCCATTTTATCTAAAAACTCAGTATTTTCTTCGGATAATAAACTTCTAATCTGTAATCCTTCTCTGGTCATTTTTAATAAACCTGCTAGACGCGCATAAACATATGGATTGGGCTCAACATAGCCACGATCATCTAATTTTTCGTTATCTCCGCCACCACCTAGTTCAGCATAAACCTGTTTAGCATAAAGAATAGTATCGCGTTTTAATTCAGTCCAGCTACTTAAATAAGTAGTTAATTCTTTATGAACCCAGGCAGTATTTTGCATAAAAACCGGCCAGCCATTGCCTTTGATCTCTAATAACGGCCTTAACATATTTAACCAGCCCCAATAGAGATTTTGTGTCCAAGTGTTATCATTAAATGAGGCAACGTATTGCTTCATTTTATTCATATTTTCCGAATAGCAAGTATAATCTGTTTCGTCTTCTTGCTCTAAAATATTTAAGGCTTCAACTGATCCCATGGCCGCGGGAATATCTAATCCTTTAGGTAAACACCTTGCTCCAGCTCGACAACCGGTTTGCTTGGGATCATAATTTGAACAAACTTGAGTTTTATCTCCAACCTCTCTGTAAATTAATCTTTGAAAAATTGAAGCATCAATCGTAAATCTCTGACCCATAAAACGAAACCCTTTTATTTCTTGATCTCTGTCCTCTTGGATACCAGCAGCAAAAATCGGCATAGAATTTATTTGCGGTGATTCTAAATTTTTAGTTTGTTGTAAAAAGGCATCCAATTTATCTTGATCACTCGTAATTAAACTTAAATTAAGATTTTCCGTATTATAAACTGATTTTAAAATATCATCATAATCATAAAAAGTAATATCATCACTCTTGCCC
The Patescibacteria group bacterium DNA segment above includes these coding regions:
- a CDS encoding CapA family protein produces the protein MSKIYWLIFSILVLIVGLIFALIYFKNTQYFFEDVEYFYSATQENIENQALKNDSLINIKKTENLINQNEIKELKRRILLMAVGDIMLSRDVATKIRQHQNYKYPFLKTAELLKSADITFGNLETAITPGKIVQTESMSFRSDPEIVEGLKYAGFDILSLANNHTPNFGEAGLKDTFKYLQDANISYIGAGNNILEARQPAIKEIKGIKFAFLAYNDTDVVPDNYQATQDRAGTVFMDIDKMKIDVQQAKQKSDVVIVSMHSGTEYTPEPSSRQIEFAHTAIDAGASLVLGHHPHVIQTFEKYKNGFIFYSLGNFVFDQMWSQETREGLIAEIVFEDKDIVGIEFYPTIIEDFSQPRFADAEEEKRILKKLKIDFQSQPVFIWDGENYQKNWRQNLSFKNQENIFKTSQEADINNDGQNEKVIIKDGILYIYQAEKIIWQSESDWQVENVILDDIDNDQKIDIIVSLWKFGKYGPDLPFWLDENINDWASHLFIYKWDGAKIKLFWGSSSLDAPIREMAVEDVNNDQQNELIVLEGDYQNLANPVADYLSIWHWHEWSFYNDFRSDLNQFYNLQIKNFGDKKVIYVQN
- a CDS encoding DUF3160 domain-containing protein; protein product: MFEEKFDESLHQITPDALNNKKRFSWRVLGIIFFVAIILGVGGYGLFKYLNFYLNKTENLVDENLNKEQPRNLIENILKPATVLASRFADYEEPTVEINPQIPFYSVAQNLDNVINKDRFKFSDAAQNLLVKNGFVVIPQNYQEFFSIYELNRMRQIPNFITTDSILHNYHLAFDYLLRDLEKQQLFQEVTNLTYEMRKASETQYEQLKDTEWENAAKRNVAFFIVANKLLYPEAVIPDYVKTEVETELNLIEEHQEIQLSPVINIGKDLVQDAWFTTPQGILPVEALKEDYSQYNVRGHYTRDENLKKYFKAMMYLGRMTFRLKSLDETKSAILMSIALEENNNLQKSWDRVYEPTVFFVGKSDDITFYDYDDILKSVYNTENLNLSLITSDQDKLDAFLQQTKNLESPQINSMPIFAAGIQEDRDQEIKGFRFMGQRFTIDASIFQRLIYREVGDKTQVCSNYDPKQTGCRAGARCLPKGLDIPAAMGSVEALNILEQEDETDYTCYSENMNKMKQYVASFNDNTWTQNLYWGWLNMLRPLLEIKGNGWPVFMQNTAWVHKELTTYLSSWTELKRDTILYAKQVYAELGGGGDNEKLDDRGYVEPNPYVYARLAGLLKMTREGLQIRSLLSEENTEFLDKMEILVLQLKEISEKELNGVALSDEDYNLIRAYGGSLEHFWIQAVKDMGIENKSQLSEEPAAVVADVATDPNGSVLEEATGYIGEIYAIVPIDGELRITKGGVYTHYEFPWPLSDRLTDEKWREMLKNGEEPAMADWTASFVAPQE